One Agrococcus jenensis genomic region harbors:
- a CDS encoding 3-hydroxyacyl-CoA dehydrogenase NAD-binding domain-containing protein has translation MAVRDEFPLLAAAELDEVITHSHVRDIALRSGRTMALITLDNGRDHTRPSTLGPATLFELGDTLEAQRDRAAKGEIDAIAVTGKPYFLAAGVDLSNVADIPDRATAAELPRLGHRVLGLLHQAPVPTFVFINGLALGGGLEIGLNADYRTINAAAPAVGLPEVFLGLVPGWGGATILPNLIGIERALKVVIENPLKQNRVLKPAEALELGIADAMFVPATFLESSIRWADEVLGGKKVDRPHVPGAIERAVKWPIAVRIARETVEKKLGTVPQSPYRALDLLELARKNDRSLGFAAEDDAIAELSGGDQFAASIYAFNLVQKRAKRPAGAPDKALAKPVTKVGIIGAGLMASQFALLFVRRLQVPVVITDLDQARVDTAVAGIRREITTLVGKGRISDDEGKRLTALISGTVDKADFADCDWVIEAVFEELGVKQQVFAEVEPHLSETAVMATNTSSLSVEQIGAKLAHPERLVGFHFFNPVAVMPLIEVVNTPATDDATLATAMRVAKDLRKNAVITRDTPGFVVNRVLAKLLGEAMHAVEQGSSFEDVVAAQRAFGFPMDPFVLLDLVGLKVGAHVLDTHHGAFPDRFFESPALHELAAEGVLLEKDGKGEPKGIDKRARKIVAKHRPAGAVALSVDELRLRIEDGLADEIKRMLETQVVEAAEDIDLCMILGAGWPFHMGGITPYLDRVGASERVFGGTFHDPRVAGPKA, from the coding sequence ATGGCCGTCCGCGACGAGTTCCCCCTGCTGGCCGCCGCCGAGCTCGACGAGGTCATCACGCACAGCCACGTGCGCGACATCGCGCTGCGCTCCGGGCGCACGATGGCCCTCATCACGCTCGACAACGGCCGCGACCACACGCGCCCGTCGACGCTCGGCCCCGCCACGCTCTTCGAGCTCGGCGACACCCTCGAGGCGCAGCGCGACCGCGCCGCGAAGGGCGAGATCGACGCCATCGCGGTCACCGGCAAGCCCTACTTCCTCGCGGCGGGCGTCGACCTCAGCAACGTGGCCGACATCCCCGACCGTGCGACGGCGGCCGAGCTGCCCCGCCTCGGCCACCGCGTGCTCGGCCTGCTGCACCAGGCGCCCGTGCCGACGTTCGTCTTCATCAACGGCCTCGCGCTCGGCGGAGGGCTCGAGATCGGGCTGAACGCCGACTACCGCACGATCAACGCCGCGGCGCCCGCGGTCGGCCTGCCCGAGGTCTTCCTCGGGCTCGTCCCCGGCTGGGGCGGCGCGACGATCCTGCCGAACCTCATCGGCATCGAGCGCGCGCTCAAGGTCGTGATCGAGAACCCGCTCAAGCAGAACCGCGTGCTGAAGCCCGCGGAGGCGCTCGAGCTCGGCATCGCCGACGCGATGTTCGTCCCTGCCACGTTCCTCGAGTCGTCGATCCGCTGGGCCGACGAGGTGCTCGGCGGCAAGAAGGTCGACCGACCGCACGTCCCGGGCGCCATCGAGCGCGCGGTGAAGTGGCCGATCGCGGTGCGCATCGCGCGCGAGACGGTCGAGAAGAAGCTCGGCACGGTCCCGCAGTCGCCCTACCGCGCCCTCGACCTGCTCGAGCTCGCGCGGAAGAACGACCGCTCGCTCGGCTTCGCCGCCGAGGACGACGCGATCGCCGAGCTGAGCGGCGGCGACCAGTTCGCGGCATCGATCTACGCGTTCAACCTCGTGCAGAAGCGGGCGAAGCGCCCGGCGGGCGCGCCCGACAAGGCGCTCGCGAAGCCGGTCACGAAGGTCGGCATCATCGGCGCCGGCCTCATGGCCAGCCAGTTCGCGCTGCTGTTCGTGCGCCGCCTGCAGGTGCCGGTCGTCATCACCGACCTCGACCAGGCCCGCGTCGACACGGCCGTCGCCGGCATCCGCCGCGAGATCACCACGCTCGTCGGCAAGGGCCGCATCTCGGACGACGAGGGCAAGCGCCTCACCGCGCTCATCTCCGGCACGGTCGACAAGGCCGACTTCGCCGATTGCGACTGGGTCATCGAGGCGGTCTTCGAGGAGCTCGGCGTCAAGCAGCAGGTGTTCGCCGAGGTCGAGCCGCACCTCTCCGAGACGGCCGTCATGGCGACGAACACGTCGAGCCTCTCGGTCGAGCAGATCGGTGCGAAGCTCGCCCACCCGGAGCGCCTGGTCGGCTTCCACTTCTTCAACCCGGTCGCCGTCATGCCGCTCATCGAGGTCGTCAACACGCCGGCCACCGACGACGCGACCCTCGCGACCGCGATGCGGGTGGCGAAGGACCTCAGGAAGAACGCGGTCATCACGCGCGACACCCCCGGCTTCGTGGTCAACCGGGTGCTCGCCAAGCTGCTCGGCGAGGCGATGCACGCCGTCGAGCAGGGCTCGTCGTTCGAGGACGTCGTCGCCGCGCAGCGCGCGTTCGGCTTCCCGATGGACCCGTTCGTGCTGCTCGACCTCGTCGGGCTCAAGGTCGGCGCGCACGTGCTCGACACCCACCACGGCGCCTTCCCCGACCGCTTCTTCGAGTCGCCGGCGCTCCACGAGCTCGCCGCCGAGGGCGTGCTGCTCGAGAAGGACGGCAAGGGCGAGCCGAAGGGCATCGACAAGCGGGCCCGCAAAATCGTCGCGAAGCACAGGCCCGCGGGTGCGGTCGCGCTCTCGGTCGACGAGTTGCGGCTGCGGATCGAGGACGGCCTCGCCGACGAGATCAAGCGGATGCTCGAGACGCAAGTCGTCGAGGCCGCGGAGGACATCGACCTCTGCATGATCCTCGGCGCCGGGTGGCCCTTCCACATGGGCGGGATCACGCCGTACCTCGACCGGGTCGGCGCCTCCGAGCGGGTCTTCGGCGGCACCTTCCACGACCCCCGCGTCGCCGGGCCGAAGGCCTGA
- a CDS encoding DUF7059 domain-containing protein: MHAAIDALARDLAAAGLTSEGVRALVGDDADAALARMVAEPARRAALRRPGARSTLLQAFVLGDPVPEAAMAEALPAMGVDGALALGIVGRRAGRVPLVAPLVAIRPHAFRDALGKGEWWIASDLDELAGVAPLRPDHVLGVGGAARTLASLLPPLPVDRALDLGTGCGVIALHLRRLASRVVATDISERALWFTGLNARLNGVDGIETRLGSLFAPVAGERFDLIASNPPFVITPRAEGVPAYEYRDGGATGDGLMAAVVGGLAAHLAPGGDARLLGNWETVADEAGIDRVRAWAAGLDAWAIERESLDPVRYAELWLRDGGTLPRDEAHDALLDAWLDDFEARGVSAVGMGWLALRLPATGGASLDRFERLPQAIALEHAGAHLAAAFDAAAWLAGLDDGALALERLERAPDVTEAHHQLPGAAGPNVIELRQGGALGRTLSVDTALAALVGACDGELPVGVLIGAIAGLLEVDEPILAADLLPRVRELVLTGFLRAA, translated from the coding sequence ATGCACGCCGCCATCGACGCCCTCGCCCGTGACCTCGCTGCAGCGGGGCTCACGAGCGAGGGCGTCCGTGCGCTCGTCGGCGACGACGCCGACGCGGCGCTCGCCCGCATGGTGGCCGAGCCGGCGCGCCGGGCGGCGCTGCGTCGGCCCGGTGCGCGCTCGACGCTGCTGCAGGCGTTCGTGCTCGGCGACCCCGTGCCGGAGGCCGCGATGGCGGAGGCGCTGCCCGCCATGGGCGTCGACGGCGCCCTCGCGCTCGGCATCGTCGGGCGCCGCGCCGGGCGGGTGCCGCTGGTCGCGCCGCTCGTCGCCATCCGTCCGCATGCGTTCCGCGACGCGCTCGGCAAGGGCGAGTGGTGGATCGCGAGCGACCTCGACGAGCTCGCGGGCGTCGCACCGCTGCGCCCCGACCACGTGCTCGGCGTCGGCGGCGCCGCCCGCACGCTCGCGTCGCTGCTGCCGCCCCTCCCCGTCGACCGCGCGCTCGACCTCGGCACGGGCTGCGGCGTCATCGCGCTGCACCTGCGACGGCTCGCGTCGCGCGTCGTGGCGACCGACATCTCGGAGCGCGCGCTCTGGTTCACCGGCCTCAACGCCCGGCTGAACGGCGTCGACGGCATCGAGACGCGGCTCGGGTCGCTCTTCGCGCCGGTGGCCGGCGAGCGCTTCGACCTCATCGCCTCCAACCCGCCCTTCGTCATCACCCCGCGCGCCGAGGGCGTGCCGGCCTACGAGTACCGCGACGGCGGCGCGACCGGTGACGGGCTCATGGCGGCAGTGGTGGGCGGCCTCGCCGCGCATCTCGCGCCGGGCGGCGACGCACGGCTGCTCGGCAACTGGGAGACGGTCGCCGACGAGGCAGGCATCGACCGGGTGCGGGCGTGGGCAGCCGGGCTCGACGCATGGGCGATCGAGCGCGAGTCGCTCGATCCGGTGCGCTACGCCGAGCTGTGGCTGCGCGACGGCGGCACGCTCCCCCGCGACGAGGCGCACGACGCGCTGCTCGACGCCTGGCTCGACGACTTCGAGGCGCGCGGGGTCTCGGCCGTCGGCATGGGCTGGCTGGCGCTGCGCCTGCCCGCGACCGGCGGCGCGAGTCTCGACCGCTTCGAGCGGCTGCCGCAGGCGATCGCGCTCGAGCACGCGGGCGCGCACCTCGCGGCGGCGTTCGACGCGGCCGCCTGGCTCGCCGGGCTCGACGACGGCGCCCTCGCCCTCGAGCGCCTCGAGCGTGCGCCCGACGTCACGGAGGCGCACCACCAGCTGCCGGGCGCCGCGGGGCCGAACGTCATCGAGCTGCGCCAGGGCGGCGCGCTCGGCCGCACCCTCTCGGTCGACACCGCGCTCGCGGCGCTCGTGGGCGCGTGCGACGGCGAGCTGCCGGTGGGCGTGCTCATCGGCGCGATCGCGGGCCTGCTGGAGGTCGACGAGCCGATCCTGGCGGCGGACCTGCTGCCGCGCGTCCGCGAGCTCGTGCTGACGGGCTTCCTGCGCGCGGCCTGA
- a CDS encoding ADP-dependent NAD(P)H-hydrate dehydratase, giving the protein MLWTEADTAARIAVPDAFADKHRRGVLGAIVGSERYPGAAVLGVEAAHRTGLGMVRLIAPRRVEDLVLARRPEVVTGDGRVEAWLVGSGQDARLRSPSLAATLHAALGSGAPIVLDAGALDLAAQAAGAAVVTPHHGELVRMLAHVGIETHADAVRGAPAEWAGRAAESFDAVVLLKGAESVVAAPDGSVIRLPPATHWLATAGSGDVLAGILGALVATHAGEVHADAARLAELAASAAVVHSLAAARASGGGPLVALDVAEAVPATIAALLAA; this is encoded by the coding sequence ATGCTCTGGACCGAGGCCGACACCGCCGCGCGCATCGCGGTGCCCGACGCCTTCGCCGACAAGCACCGCCGCGGGGTGCTGGGCGCGATCGTCGGATCGGAGCGCTACCCGGGCGCTGCCGTGCTCGGCGTGGAGGCCGCGCATCGCACGGGGCTCGGCATGGTGCGGCTCATCGCTCCGCGCCGCGTCGAGGACCTCGTGCTCGCGCGCAGACCGGAGGTCGTGACGGGCGACGGCCGCGTCGAGGCCTGGCTGGTCGGCAGCGGCCAGGACGCGCGGCTGCGGTCGCCGTCGCTCGCCGCGACGCTCCATGCGGCGCTCGGCAGCGGGGCGCCGATCGTGCTCGACGCGGGCGCCCTCGACCTCGCCGCGCAGGCCGCCGGCGCCGCCGTCGTCACCCCGCACCACGGGGAGCTCGTCCGCATGCTCGCGCACGTCGGGATCGAGACGCACGCGGATGCCGTGCGAGGTGCCCCCGCCGAGTGGGCGGGGCGCGCCGCAGAGTCCTTCGACGCGGTCGTGCTGCTGAAGGGCGCCGAGAGCGTCGTGGCAGCCCCCGACGGGAGCGTCATCCGGCTGCCGCCCGCCACCCACTGGCTCGCGACCGCCGGCTCCGGCGACGTGCTCGCCGGCATCCTCGGCGCGCTCGTCGCGACGCACGCGGGCGAGGTGCACGCCGACGCTGCCAGGCTCGCCGAGCTCGCCGCCTCCGCGGCCGTCGTGCACAGCCTCGCGGCAGCACGCGCGAGCGGCGGGGGACCGCTCGTCGCCCTCGACGTCGCCGAAGCCGTGCCCGCGACGATCGCGGCGCTGCTCGCCGCCTGA
- the arfB gene encoding alternative ribosome rescue aminoacyl-tRNA hydrolase ArfB, with translation MRAPGSDDVGSDLVVTPTLSIPASELRWRFSRSSGPGGQHVNTSDSRVQLSWSVADSTAVSEEQRATLLARLAARLVDGALTVTASTERSQLRNRVIASGRLAALLAAALAPEGPRRRATTATRGAHRRRLAAKQQRSATKQQRRRPDAE, from the coding sequence ATGCGCGCTCCCGGATCCGATGACGTGGGATCCGACCTCGTCGTGACGCCGACGCTGTCGATCCCCGCGTCGGAGCTGCGCTGGCGCTTCTCGCGCTCGTCGGGGCCGGGCGGGCAGCACGTCAACACCTCCGACAGCCGGGTGCAGCTCTCGTGGAGCGTCGCGGACTCGACGGCGGTCTCCGAGGAGCAGCGGGCGACGCTCCTCGCCCGCCTCGCCGCGCGGCTCGTCGACGGCGCCCTCACGGTGACGGCATCGACCGAGCGGTCCCAGCTGCGCAACCGGGTGATCGCGTCAGGCAGGCTGGCGGCGCTGCTGGCCGCCGCGCTCGCCCCCGAGGGACCTCGACGCCGCGCGACGACGGCGACCCGTGGCGCGCACCGCCGCAGGCTCGCCGCGAAGCAGCAGCGGTCGGCGACCAAGCAGCAGCGGCGCCGCCCCGACGCCGAGTAG
- the dxs gene encoding 1-deoxy-D-xylulose-5-phosphate synthase, which yields MAILEQITGPRDLDGLTREQLVELAAEIRAFLIREVSRTGGHLGPNLGVVELTLAMHRVFDSPRDAFVFDTGHQSYVHKLLTGRQDFSRLRQKGGLAGYPQRAESEHDIVESSHASSSLSWADGISRAFDITGQHDRTVVAVVGDGALTGGMTWEALNNISDDNRRRLVIVVNDNGRSYAPTIGGMARFLNGVRTQRSYTSLRGTSERLFSRFGHPGRAVYRGVRGATHGFLTRFVNNEVLYSNLDIKYLGPIDGHDQEALEEAMQQARDFGAPVIVHVITQKGQGFDPAINDEADQFHAVGQIDPETGESIASAGRPSWTSVFADELVSIAREDDRVVGITAAMLRPTGLDRLAALDASRVLDVGIAEQHAVTTAAGLAFGGLHPVVAIYATFVNRAFDQVLMDVALHKAGVTFVLDRAGVTGPDGPSHHGMWDLALLQFVPGIRLAAPRDAARLEEALREAVAVDDAPTVIRYPKGSVPNQLDAVRRTDDGVDVLLEAPHRDVLLIAIGAFAHLAMDVAQRVQAQGIGVTVVDPRWVVPVPASIVELSRDHRIVITLEDGVRVGGIGTRVRQDLRAAGVDTPVDELGLPDAFIDHAERGEILEDAGLSAQVIARNIIQQVLGTGRVPIARPLPDEQELRLESDASVQEPAAD from the coding sequence ATGGCGATCCTCGAGCAGATCACGGGTCCGCGCGACCTCGACGGCCTCACCCGCGAGCAGCTGGTCGAGCTCGCGGCGGAGATCCGCGCGTTCCTCATCCGCGAGGTCTCGCGGACCGGCGGGCACCTGGGGCCCAACCTCGGCGTCGTCGAGCTGACGCTCGCCATGCACCGCGTCTTCGACTCGCCCCGCGACGCCTTCGTCTTCGACACCGGCCACCAGTCGTACGTGCACAAGCTGCTCACCGGCCGCCAGGACTTCTCGCGGCTGCGCCAGAAGGGCGGCCTCGCCGGCTACCCGCAGCGCGCCGAGAGCGAGCACGACATCGTCGAGTCGAGCCACGCCTCCTCGTCGCTGTCGTGGGCCGACGGCATCAGCCGCGCCTTCGACATCACGGGCCAGCACGACCGCACGGTCGTCGCGGTGGTCGGCGACGGCGCCCTCACCGGCGGCATGACGTGGGAGGCGCTCAACAACATCTCCGACGACAACCGGCGTCGCCTCGTGATCGTCGTGAACGACAACGGGCGCTCCTACGCGCCGACCATCGGCGGCATGGCGCGCTTCCTCAACGGCGTGCGCACCCAGCGCTCGTACACGAGCCTCCGCGGCACCTCCGAGCGGCTGTTCTCGCGCTTCGGGCACCCGGGCAGGGCCGTCTACCGCGGCGTCCGCGGCGCCACCCACGGCTTCCTCACCCGCTTCGTGAACAACGAGGTGCTCTACTCCAACCTCGACATCAAGTACCTCGGCCCCATCGACGGGCACGACCAGGAGGCGCTCGAGGAGGCGATGCAGCAGGCGCGCGACTTCGGCGCCCCCGTCATCGTGCACGTCATCACGCAGAAGGGGCAGGGCTTCGACCCGGCCATCAACGACGAGGCCGACCAGTTCCACGCGGTCGGGCAGATCGACCCCGAGACGGGGGAGTCGATCGCGAGCGCCGGTCGGCCGTCCTGGACCAGCGTGTTCGCCGACGAGCTCGTCTCGATCGCGCGCGAGGACGACCGGGTGGTCGGGATCACCGCCGCGATGCTGCGCCCGACGGGCCTCGACCGGCTCGCGGCGCTCGACGCCTCGCGCGTGCTCGACGTCGGCATCGCCGAGCAGCACGCCGTGACCACGGCGGCGGGGCTCGCGTTCGGCGGCCTGCACCCGGTCGTCGCGATCTACGCGACCTTCGTGAACCGCGCCTTCGACCAGGTGCTCATGGACGTGGCGCTCCACAAGGCGGGTGTGACGTTCGTGCTCGACCGCGCCGGCGTGACCGGCCCCGACGGCCCGAGCCACCACGGCATGTGGGACCTCGCGCTGCTGCAGTTCGTGCCCGGCATCCGCCTCGCCGCACCGCGCGACGCGGCCCGGCTCGAGGAGGCGCTGCGCGAGGCGGTCGCCGTCGACGACGCGCCCACCGTCATCCGCTACCCGAAGGGCTCGGTGCCCAACCAGCTCGACGCGGTCCGCCGCACCGACGACGGCGTCGACGTGCTGCTCGAGGCGCCGCACCGCGACGTGCTGCTCATCGCCATCGGCGCGTTCGCCCACCTCGCGATGGATGTCGCGCAGCGCGTGCAGGCGCAGGGCATCGGCGTCACCGTCGTCGACCCGCGCTGGGTCGTGCCGGTGCCCGCGTCGATCGTCGAGCTCTCGCGCGACCACCGGATCGTCATCACGCTCGAGGACGGCGTCCGCGTCGGCGGCATCGGCACGCGCGTGCGGCAGGACCTGCGTGCCGCCGGCGTCGACACCCCGGTCGACGAGCTCGGCCTGCCGGATGCGTTCATCGACCACGCGGAGCGCGGCGAGATCCTCGAGGACGCCGGGCTCTCGGCCCAGGTGATCGCTCGCAACATCATCCAGCAGGTGCTCGGCACCGGCCGCGTGCCGATCGCCCGTCCGCTGCCGGACGAGCAGGAGCTGCGGCTCGAGTCGGACGCGAGCGTGCAGGAGCCCGCGGCCGACTGA